Proteins encoded together in one Pseudomonas sp. ADAK13 window:
- the rplD gene encoding 50S ribosomal protein L4 has protein sequence MQLNVNDAQAIEVSELTFGGEFNETLVHQAVVAYMAGGRQGSKQQKTRSDVRGGGKRPWRQKGTGRARAGTIRSPIWRGGGTTFAARPQDHTQKLNKKMYRAALRSILAELVRTDRLVVVQDFAVEAPKTKDLLNKLNGMGLTDVLIVSEAVDQNLYLAARNLPHVDVRDVQGSDPVSLIAYDKVLITVSAVKKFEELLG, from the coding sequence ATGCAATTAAATGTAAATGACGCTCAAGCGATCGAAGTTTCCGAACTGACATTTGGCGGCGAATTCAACGAGACGCTGGTTCACCAAGCAGTCGTGGCCTACATGGCCGGCGGCCGTCAAGGTAGCAAGCAGCAAAAGACCCGTTCCGACGTTCGTGGTGGCGGTAAGCGCCCTTGGCGTCAGAAAGGTACTGGCCGCGCTCGTGCCGGTACTATCCGTAGCCCAATCTGGCGTGGCGGCGGTACCACTTTCGCAGCACGTCCACAGGATCACACCCAGAAGCTCAACAAGAAGATGTATCGCGCAGCACTGCGCTCCATCCTTGCTGAACTCGTGCGTACTGATCGTCTGGTCGTGGTTCAGGACTTCGCTGTTGAAGCGCCGAAAACCAAAGATCTGCTGAACAAGCTGAACGGCATGGGCCTGACTGACGTCCTGATCGTGTCTGAAGCTGTTGATCAGAACCTGTACCTGGCTGCTCGCAACCTGCCACACGTTGATGTACGTGACGTGCAAGGTTCCGATCCAGTTAGTCTGATCGCATACGACAAGGTGTTGATCACCGTGTCGGCCGTGAAGAAATTCGAGGAGCTGCTGGGATGA
- the rplC gene encoding 50S ribosomal protein L3, with product MTIGVVGRKCGMTRIFTEEGVSIPVTVIEIEPNRVTQFKTEETDGYRAVQVTVGERRASRVTAAQAGHFAKANVAAGRTVMEFRLEDGDYQAGDLINAEIFAAGQLVDVTGQSKGKGFQGTIKRWNFRGQDNTHGNSVSHRVPGSIGQCQTPGRVFKGKKMSGHMGAERVTVQSLEVVRVDAERNLLLVKGAVPGATGGNLVVRPAAKARG from the coding sequence ATGACTATTGGTGTAGTCGGTCGTAAATGCGGTATGACCCGTATTTTCACCGAAGAAGGTGTCTCCATTCCGGTCACGGTCATTGAGATCGAACCGAATCGCGTCACCCAGTTTAAAACTGAAGAAACCGATGGCTATCGTGCAGTGCAAGTCACTGTCGGCGAGCGTCGTGCTTCGCGCGTGACTGCTGCTCAAGCAGGTCACTTCGCTAAAGCAAACGTTGCAGCTGGTCGCACTGTTATGGAGTTCCGTCTTGAAGACGGCGACTACCAGGCTGGCGATCTGATCAACGCTGAAATCTTCGCCGCTGGTCAACTGGTTGATGTAACCGGTCAGTCCAAGGGTAAAGGCTTCCAGGGTACGATCAAGCGTTGGAATTTCCGTGGCCAAGACAACACTCACGGTAACTCCGTTTCCCACCGCGTCCCGGGCTCTATTGGCCAGTGCCAGACTCCTGGTCGTGTATTCAAGGGCAAAAAAATGTCCGGTCATATGGGCGCTGAGCGCGTGACCGTGCAGTCCCTCGAAGTAGTGCGCGTCGACGCTGAACGCAATCTGTTGTTGGTCAAGGGTGCTGTTCCTGGCGCTACTGGCGGCAACCTGGTTGTACGTCCAGCGGCCAAGGCTCGCGGTTAA
- the rpsJ gene encoding 30S ribosomal protein S10, with protein MANQQIRIRLKAFDHKLIDQSTQEIVETAKRTGAQVRGPIPLPTRKERFTVLVSPHVNKDARDQYEIRTHKRVLDIVLPTDKTVDALMKLDLAAGVEVQISLG; from the coding sequence ATGGCAAATCAGCAAATTCGTATCAGGTTGAAGGCTTTTGACCACAAACTGATCGACCAATCCACCCAGGAAATCGTGGAAACCGCGAAACGTACTGGTGCTCAAGTGCGTGGTCCAATTCCACTGCCTACCCGTAAAGAGCGGTTCACCGTTCTGGTCTCCCCGCACGTCAACAAAGACGCGCGTGACCAGTACGAGATCCGTACTCATAAGCGCGTGCTGGACATCGTCCTGCCAACGGATAAAACCGTTGATGCACTTATGAAGCTTGATCTGGCGGCCGGTGTGGAAGTACAGATCAGCCTCGGCTAA
- the tuf gene encoding elongation factor Tu has protein sequence MAKEKFDRSLPHVNVGTIGHVDHGKTTLTAALTRVCSEVFGSARVDFDKIDSAPEEKARGITINTAHVEYNSLIRHYAHVDCPGHADYVKNMITGAAQMDGAILVCSAADGPMPQTREHILLSRQVGVPYIVVFLNKADLVDDAELLELVEMEVRDLLSTYDFPGDDTPIIIGSARMALDGLDDNEMGTTAVRKLVETLDSYIPDPVRVIDKPFLMPIEDVFSISGRGTVVTGRIERGIVKVQDPLEIVGLRDTTVTTCTGVEMFRKLLDEGRAGENCGVLLRGTKRDDVERGQVLVKPGSVKPHTTFEAEVYVLSKEEGGRHTPFFKGYRPQFYFRTTDVTGNCELPEGVEMVMPGDNIKMVVTLIKTIAMEDGLRFAIREGGRTVGAGVVAKIIA, from the coding sequence GTGGCTAAAGAAAAATTTGATCGTTCCCTACCGCACGTAAACGTTGGCACTATCGGCCACGTTGACCACGGTAAAACCACTCTGACCGCTGCTCTGACTCGCGTCTGCTCCGAAGTTTTCGGTTCGGCTCGTGTTGACTTCGACAAGATCGACAGCGCACCAGAAGAAAAAGCTCGTGGTATCACCATCAACACCGCGCACGTTGAATACAACTCGCTGATCCGTCACTACGCTCACGTTGACTGCCCAGGTCACGCTGACTACGTGAAGAACATGATCACCGGTGCTGCCCAGATGGACGGCGCGATCCTGGTTTGCTCGGCCGCTGATGGTCCGATGCCACAAACCCGTGAACACATCCTGCTGTCCCGTCAGGTAGGCGTTCCGTACATCGTGGTTTTCCTGAACAAGGCTGACCTGGTAGACGACGCTGAGCTGCTGGAACTGGTTGAGATGGAAGTGCGCGATCTGCTGAGCACTTACGACTTCCCGGGCGACGACACTCCGATCATCATCGGTTCTGCTCGTATGGCTCTGGACGGTCTTGACGACAACGAAATGGGCACCACTGCCGTTCGTAAACTGGTTGAGACTCTGGACAGCTACATCCCAGATCCAGTTCGTGTTATCGACAAGCCGTTCCTGATGCCAATCGAAGACGTATTCTCGATCTCCGGTCGCGGTACTGTTGTGACTGGTCGTATCGAGCGCGGTATCGTTAAGGTTCAAGATCCACTGGAAATCGTTGGTCTGCGTGACACTACCGTCACCACCTGCACCGGTGTTGAAATGTTCCGTAAACTGCTCGACGAAGGTCGTGCAGGCGAGAACTGCGGCGTTCTGCTGCGTGGTACCAAGCGTGACGACGTTGAGCGTGGCCAGGTTCTGGTCAAGCCAGGTTCGGTTAAGCCGCACACTACCTTCGAAGCTGAAGTGTACGTGTTGAGCAAAGAAGAAGGCGGTCGTCACACTCCGTTCTTCAAAGGCTACCGTCCACAGTTCTACTTCCGGACCACTGACGTGACCGGTAACTGCGAACTGCCGGAAGGCGTTGAAATGGTAATGCCAGGCGACAACATCAAAATGGTTGTCACCCTGATCAAAACCATCGCAATGGAAGATGGTCTGCGTTTCGCTATCCGTGAAGGCGGTCGTACCGTCGGCGCTGGCGTCGTAGCCAAAATCATCGCTTAA
- the fusA gene encoding elongation factor G produces MARTTPISRYRNIGIVAHVDAGKTTTTERVLFYTGKSHKMGEVHDGAATTDWMVQEQERGITITSAAITAFWKGSEKQYKDEHRFNVIDTPGHVDFTIEVERSLRVLDGAVVVFCGTSGVEPQSETVWRQANKYGVPRLVYVNKMDRAGANFLRVIGQIKQRLGHTPVPIQLAIGSEDNFQGQIDLLTMEAVYWNDADKGMVPRREAIPAELQELADEWRNNMVEAAAEASEELMNKYLEGEELTNAEIKAALRQRTIAGEIVLAVCGSSFKNKGVPLVLDAVIDYLPAPVDIPAIKGTDPDDETIELERHADDAEPFSALAFKIATDPFVGTLTFVRVYSGVLNSGDGVINSVKGKKERVGRMVQMHANAREEIKEVRAGDIAALIGMKDVTTGETLCNADKPIILVRMDFPEPVISVAVEPKTKDDQEKMGIALGKLAQEDPSFRVKTDEETGQTIISGMGELHLDILVDRMRREFNVEANIGKPQVSYRERITKNCEIEGKFVRQSGGRGQFGHCWIRFAPADEGQEGLQFVNEVVGGVVPKEYIPAIQKGIEEQMKNGVVAGYPLIGLKATVFDGSYHDVDSNEMAFKVAASMATKQLAQKGGGELLEPIMAVEVVTPEDYMGDVMGDLNRRRGMILGMEDTVSGKVIRAEVPLGEMFGYATDVRSMSQGRASYSMEFKKYNTAPAHIAETVSKKQG; encoded by the coding sequence ATGGCTCGTACTACTCCGATTAGCCGCTACCGTAACATCGGTATCGTTGCTCACGTGGATGCTGGTAAAACCACCACCACCGAGCGCGTACTGTTTTACACCGGCAAAAGTCACAAGATGGGCGAGGTGCATGACGGCGCCGCGACCACAGACTGGATGGTTCAGGAGCAGGAGCGTGGTATTACCATTACTTCTGCTGCTATTACCGCCTTCTGGAAAGGTTCCGAGAAGCAGTACAAGGATGAGCACCGCTTCAACGTAATCGATACCCCGGGCCACGTAGACTTCACCATTGAAGTTGAACGTTCCCTGCGCGTACTCGACGGCGCTGTCGTTGTGTTCTGCGGTACCTCGGGTGTTGAGCCTCAGTCGGAAACCGTATGGCGTCAAGCCAACAAATACGGCGTTCCACGTCTTGTTTACGTAAACAAGATGGACCGTGCTGGTGCGAACTTCCTGCGCGTGATCGGTCAGATCAAGCAGCGTCTGGGTCACACCCCAGTGCCAATCCAGTTGGCTATCGGTTCCGAAGACAACTTCCAGGGGCAGATCGATCTGCTGACCATGGAAGCTGTTTACTGGAACGATGCTGACAAGGGTATGGTTCCTCGTCGCGAAGCTATCCCTGCTGAACTGCAGGAGTTGGCTGACGAGTGGCGCAACAACATGGTTGAAGCTGCGGCCGAAGCCAGCGAAGAGCTGATGAACAAGTACCTCGAAGGTGAAGAACTCACCAACGCGGAAATCAAGGCCGCTCTGCGTCAGCGTACTATTGCTGGTGAGATCGTCTTGGCTGTTTGCGGTTCCTCGTTCAAGAACAAGGGCGTTCCCCTGGTTCTCGATGCTGTGATCGACTACCTGCCAGCACCAGTGGATATTCCTGCCATCAAGGGTACTGACCCGGATGACGAGACTATCGAGCTGGAGCGTCACGCAGATGACGCAGAACCGTTCTCCGCTCTGGCATTTAAAATTGCCACTGACCCATTCGTGGGTACCTTGACCTTCGTCCGCGTTTACTCGGGCGTGTTGAACTCCGGCGACGGCGTGATCAACTCGGTTAAAGGCAAGAAAGAGCGCGTGGGTCGTATGGTGCAAATGCACGCAAACGCCCGCGAAGAGATCAAGGAAGTGCGCGCTGGTGACATCGCGGCCCTGATCGGCATGAAGGACGTCACCACTGGTGAAACCTTGTGCAACGCTGACAAGCCAATCATCCTGGTTCGCATGGACTTCCCGGAGCCGGTTATTTCGGTTGCCGTTGAGCCTAAGACCAAGGATGACCAGGAAAAAATGGGTATCGCTCTGGGCAAACTCGCTCAGGAAGATCCATCTTTCCGCGTCAAGACTGATGAAGAGACTGGTCAAACGATCATCTCCGGCATGGGCGAGCTTCACCTGGACATCCTGGTTGACCGGATGCGCCGTGAGTTCAACGTCGAAGCCAACATCGGTAAGCCTCAGGTTTCCTATCGTGAGCGCATCACGAAGAACTGCGAAATCGAAGGCAAATTCGTTCGTCAATCCGGCGGTCGTGGCCAGTTCGGCCATTGCTGGATCCGTTTTGCTCCTGCTGATGAAGGTCAGGAAGGTCTGCAATTCGTGAACGAAGTAGTGGGCGGTGTTGTTCCTAAGGAATACATCCCGGCTATCCAGAAGGGTATCGAAGAGCAGATGAAGAACGGTGTTGTTGCCGGCTATCCGCTCATCGGCCTGAAGGCGACCGTTTTTGACGGTTCTTACCACGACGTCGACTCCAACGAGATGGCGTTTAAGGTGGCTGCTTCCATGGCTACCAAGCAACTGGCCCAGAAGGGCGGTGGTGAGTTGCTTGAGCCGATCATGGCAGTAGAAGTCGTTACGCCTGAAGACTACATGGGTGACGTGATGGGCGACCTTAACCGTCGTCGCGGCATGATCTTGGGTATGGAAGATACGGTTTCCGGCAAAGTGATTCGTGCCGAGGTTCCGTTGGGCGAGATGTTCGGTTATGCGACCGACGTTCGTTCCATGTCTCAGGGTCGCGCAAGCTACTCTATGGAATTCAAAAAATACAACACAGCTCCGGCGCACATCGCTGAAACTGTATCCAAAAAACAAGGCTGA
- the rpsG gene encoding 30S ribosomal protein S7, with translation MPRRRVAAKREVLDDPKYGSQILAKFMNHVMESGKKAVAERIVYGALEKVKERKNSDPLEIFEKALDAIAPLVEVKSRRVGGATYQVPVEVRPSRRNALAMRWLVDFARKRGEKSMALRLAGELLDAAEGKGAAVKKREDVHRMAEANKAFSHYRF, from the coding sequence ATGCCAAGAAGACGCGTAGCAGCCAAGCGCGAAGTGCTTGACGATCCAAAATACGGAAGCCAAATTCTGGCCAAGTTCATGAACCACGTGATGGAAAGCGGCAAGAAAGCCGTTGCCGAGCGTATCGTTTATGGCGCGCTGGAAAAGGTTAAAGAACGCAAGAACAGCGACCCCCTGGAAATCTTCGAGAAAGCTCTCGACGCCATCGCTCCGCTGGTCGAAGTGAAGTCGCGCCGTGTAGGCGGTGCTACTTACCAGGTTCCGGTTGAAGTTCGCCCGTCCCGTCGTAACGCTTTGGCAATGCGCTGGTTGGTAGACTTCGCCCGCAAGCGCGGCGAGAAGTCTATGGCCCTGCGTTTGGCTGGCGAACTGTTGGACGCTGCTGAAGGTAAAGGTGCTGCTGTTAAGAAGCGTGAAGACGTGCACCGTATGGCTGAAGCTAACAAAGCTTTCTCGCACTACCGCTTCTAA
- the rpsL gene encoding 30S ribosomal protein S12 produces the protein MATINQLVRQPRKRIVEKSDVPALQNCPQRRGVCTRVYTTTPKKPNSALRKVCRVRLTNGFEVSSYIGGEGHNLQEHSVVLIRGGRVKDLPGVRYHTVRGSLDTSGVKGRNQGRSKYGTKKPK, from the coding sequence ATGGCAACTATCAACCAGCTGGTACGTCAGCCGCGTAAGCGTATCGTCGAGAAATCCGACGTGCCTGCGCTGCAGAACTGCCCGCAACGTCGTGGCGTATGCACTCGCGTGTATACCACTACGCCGAAAAAACCTAACTCGGCACTGCGTAAAGTATGCCGTGTGCGCCTGACCAACGGTTTCGAGGTTTCCTCGTACATCGGCGGTGAAGGCCACAACCTGCAAGAACACAGCGTGGTACTGATCCGCGGCGGTCGTGTAAAAGACTTGCCAGGTGTTCGTTACCACACCGTACGCGGCTCCTTGGATACTTCCGGCGTTAAAGGTCGTAACCAGGGTCGTTCGAAGTACGGTACCAAGAAGCCTAAGTAG
- the rpoC gene encoding DNA-directed RNA polymerase subunit beta' has protein sequence MKDLLNLLKNQGQVEEFDAIRIGLASPEMIRSWSFGEVKKPETINYRTFKPERDGLFCAKIFGPVKDYECLCGKYKRLKHRGVICEKCGVEVALAKVRRERMAHIELASPVAHIWFLKSLPSRIGLLMDMTLRDIERVLYFESYVVIDPGMTTLEKGQLLNDEQYFEALEEFGDDFDARMGAEAVRELLHAIDLEHEIGRLREEIPQTNSETKIKKLSKRLKLMEAFQGSGNLPEWMVLTVLPVLPPDLRPLVPLDGGRFATSDLNDLYRRVINRNNRLKRLLDLSAPDIIVRNEKRMLQEAVDALLDNGRRGRAITGSNKRPLKSLADMIKGKQGRFRQNLLGKRVDYSGRSVITVGPTLRLHQCGLPKKMALELFKPFIFGKLEMRGLATTIKAAKKMVERELPEVWDVLAEVIREHPVLLNRAPTLHRLGIQAFEPVLIEGKAIQLHPLVCAAYNADFDGDQMAVHVPLTLEAQLEARALMMSTNNILSPANGEPIIVPSQDVVLGLYYMTREAINAKGEGRVFADLQEVDRVFRAGEAALHAKVKVRIHETINDRDGGSVKNTRIVDTTVGRALLFQVVPPGLSYDVVNQPMKKKAISKLINQCYRVVGLKETVIFADQLMYTGFAYSTISGVSIGVNDFVIPDEKAAIIGAATDEVKEIESQYASGLVTQGEKYNKVIDLWSKANDEVSKAMMSNLSKERVIDRHGVEVDQESFNSMYMMADSGARGSAAQIRQLAGMRGLMAKPDGSIIETPITANFREGLSVLQYFISTHGARKGLADTALKTANSGYLTRRLVDVAQDLVVTEVDCGTEHGLLMTPHIEGGDVVEPLGERVLGRVIARDVFKPGTEEVIVPAGTLVDEKWVEFIELNSIDEVIVRSPISCETRYGICAKCYGRDLARGHQVNIGEAVGVIAAQSIGEPGTQLTMRTFHIGGAASRTSAADSVQVKNGGTVRLHNLKHVERVDGHLVAVSRSGELAIADDYGRERERYKLPYGAVISVKEGDKVDAGAIVAKWDPHTHPIVTEMKGTVTYVGMEEGITIKRQTDELTGMTNIEVLDAKDRPAAGKDIRPAVKMVDDNGKDLLLPGTDVIAQYFLPANALVGVADGAKIAIGDVIARIPQETSKTRDITGGLPRVADLFEARRPKEASILAEVSGTIAFGKETKGKRRLVITPNDGSDPYEELIPKWRHLNVFEGEQVNRGEVISDGPSDPHDILRLLGVSALAKYIVNEIQDVYRLQGVKINDKHIETILRQMLRKVEIAESGDSSFIKGDQMELTHVLVENERLANDEKFVSKFTRVLLGITKASLSTESFISAASFQETTRVLTEAAVTGKRDYLRGLKENVVVGRLIPAGTGLAYHSERKRRRELDKPLRVSASEVEAALTEALNSSGN, from the coding sequence TTGAAAGACCTACTGAATTTGCTGAAAAACCAGGGTCAAGTCGAAGAGTTCGACGCCATCCGTATTGGATTGGCATCGCCTGAGATGATCCGTTCGTGGTCGTTCGGTGAAGTTAAAAAGCCGGAAACCATCAACTACCGTACGTTCAAACCAGAACGTGACGGCCTGTTCTGCGCCAAGATCTTTGGCCCGGTAAAGGATTACGAGTGCCTGTGCGGTAAGTACAAGCGCTTGAAGCACCGTGGTGTGATCTGCGAGAAGTGCGGCGTTGAAGTTGCACTGGCCAAGGTTCGTCGTGAGCGCATGGCGCACATCGAACTGGCTTCGCCGGTTGCCCACATCTGGTTCCTGAAATCGCTGCCGTCCCGTATCGGCTTGCTGATGGACATGACCCTGCGTGATATCGAACGCGTTCTCTACTTCGAGAGCTATGTCGTTATCGACCCAGGCATGACCACCCTTGAAAAAGGTCAGCTGCTGAACGACGAGCAGTACTTCGAAGCGCTGGAAGAGTTCGGCGACGATTTCGATGCCCGCATGGGTGCCGAAGCTGTCCGTGAGCTGCTGCACGCTATCGACCTGGAACACGAGATTGGCCGCCTGCGTGAAGAAATTCCGCAAACCAACTCCGAAACCAAGATCAAGAAACTGTCCAAGCGTCTGAAGTTGATGGAAGCCTTCCAGGGTTCCGGCAACTTGCCAGAGTGGATGGTGCTGACCGTTCTGCCGGTTCTGCCGCCAGACCTGCGTCCGCTGGTACCGTTGGATGGCGGTCGCTTCGCGACTTCCGACCTCAACGACCTGTACCGTCGCGTGATCAACCGTAACAACCGCTTGAAGCGTCTGCTCGACCTGTCCGCTCCGGACATCATCGTGCGCAACGAAAAGCGTATGTTGCAAGAAGCTGTCGATGCTCTGCTCGACAACGGTCGTCGTGGCCGCGCTATCACCGGTTCGAACAAGCGTCCTCTGAAATCCCTGGCTGACATGATCAAGGGTAAGCAAGGTCGTTTCCGTCAGAACTTGCTCGGTAAGCGTGTTGACTACTCCGGTCGTTCGGTAATTACCGTAGGCCCGACCCTGCGTCTGCACCAGTGCGGTCTGCCGAAGAAGATGGCTCTCGAGCTGTTCAAGCCGTTCATTTTCGGCAAGCTGGAAATGCGTGGTCTCGCGACCACCATCAAGGCCGCCAAGAAGATGGTCGAGCGCGAACTGCCAGAGGTTTGGGACGTTCTCGCTGAAGTGATCCGTGAACACCCGGTTCTCCTCAACCGTGCACCGACCCTTCACCGTCTGGGTATCCAGGCGTTTGAACCGGTACTGATCGAAGGTAAGGCTATCCAGCTGCACCCTCTGGTCTGTGCTGCGTACAACGCCGACTTCGACGGCGACCAAATGGCCGTGCACGTACCGCTGACACTGGAAGCCCAGTTGGAAGCGCGTGCGTTGATGATGTCGACCAACAACATTCTGTCGCCAGCCAACGGTGAGCCAATCATCGTTCCGTCGCAGGACGTTGTATTGGGTCTGTACTACATGACTCGTGAAGCGATCAACGCCAAGGGCGAAGGTCGTGTGTTCGCGGATCTGCAGGAAGTTGACCGTGTGTTCCGTGCCGGCGAAGCCGCACTGCACGCCAAGGTTAAAGTCCGCATCCACGAAACCATCAACGATCGTGATGGTGGCAGCGTCAAGAACACCCGTATCGTCGACACCACTGTCGGACGTGCGCTGTTGTTCCAGGTTGTTCCACCTGGCCTGTCGTACGACGTGGTCAACCAGCCAATGAAGAAAAAGGCGATCTCCAAGCTGATCAACCAGTGCTACCGCGTGGTTGGTTTGAAAGAGACCGTTATCTTCGCTGACCAGTTGATGTACACCGGTTTTGCTTATTCGACCATTTCCGGCGTTTCCATCGGTGTTAACGACTTCGTTATCCCCGACGAGAAAGCCGCCATCATCGGTGCTGCTACCGATGAAGTGAAAGAGATCGAAAGCCAGTACGCCTCCGGCCTGGTAACCCAGGGCGAGAAGTACAACAAAGTGATCGACCTTTGGTCCAAGGCCAACGACGAAGTGTCGAAGGCGATGATGTCGAACCTCTCGAAAGAGCGCGTTATCGACCGTCATGGCGTGGAAGTCGATCAAGAGTCGTTCAACTCGATGTACATGATGGCCGACTCGGGCGCACGGGGTTCTGCTGCGCAGATCCGTCAGCTCGCCGGTATGCGTGGCCTGATGGCCAAGCCGGACGGTTCCATCATCGAAACGCCGATTACTGCGAACTTCCGTGAAGGTTTGAGCGTACTTCAGTACTTCATCTCGACTCACGGTGCTCGTAAAGGTCTGGCGGATACCGCGTTGAAAACCGCTAACTCCGGTTACCTGACTCGTCGTCTGGTAGACGTTGCGCAAGACTTGGTTGTGACTGAAGTTGACTGCGGTACCGAACACGGTCTGCTGATGACTCCGCACATCGAAGGCGGCGACGTTGTAGAGCCGTTGGGTGAGCGCGTACTGGGTCGAGTAATCGCCCGTGACGTATTCAAGCCAGGCACCGAGGAAGTCATTGTTCCTGCCGGCACCCTGGTAGACGAGAAGTGGGTCGAGTTCATCGAACTCAACAGCATCGACGAAGTGATTGTTCGCTCGCCGATCAGCTGCGAAACCCGCTACGGCATTTGCGCCAAGTGCTACGGCCGTGACTTGGCTCGTGGTCACCAGGTGAACATCGGTGAAGCGGTCGGCGTTATCGCTGCCCAGTCCATCGGTGAGCCGGGTACCCAGTTGACCATGCGTACGTTCCACATCGGTGGTGCGGCAAGCCGGACCTCCGCAGCCGACAGCGTTCAGGTGAAGAATGGCGGTACCGTCCGTCTGCACAACCTGAAGCACGTTGAACGGGTGGATGGCCACTTGGTAGCTGTGTCCCGTTCCGGTGAGCTGGCAATCGCTGATGACTACGGTCGTGAGCGTGAGCGTTACAAGCTGCCGTACGGTGCTGTGATTTCGGTTAAAGAAGGTGACAAGGTCGACGCTGGCGCAATCGTGGCCAAGTGGGATCCGCACACTCACCCAATCGTTACCGAAATGAAAGGTACCGTGACCTACGTGGGCATGGAAGAAGGCATCACGATCAAGCGTCAGACTGACGAATTGACCGGTATGACCAACATTGAAGTACTCGACGCCAAAGACCGTCCAGCTGCAGGCAAAGATATCCGTCCTGCCGTGAAGATGGTTGATGACAACGGCAAGGATCTGTTGCTGCCAGGCACTGACGTTATCGCTCAGTACTTCCTGCCAGCCAACGCCCTGGTCGGTGTTGCGGATGGTGCGAAGATCGCGATCGGTGATGTTATCGCTCGTATCCCGCAAGAAACTTCGAAAACCCGTGACATCACCGGTGGTCTGCCGCGCGTTGCCGACTTGTTCGAAGCTCGTCGTCCGAAAGAAGCGTCGATTCTGGCTGAAGTCAGCGGCACCATCGCGTTCGGTAAAGAGACCAAAGGCAAGCGCCGTCTGGTCATTACCCCGAACGACGGTAGCGATCCGTACGAAGAGCTGATTCCGAAGTGGCGTCACCTGAACGTCTTCGAAGGCGAACAGGTAAACCGCGGCGAAGTTATCTCCGACGGCCCGAGCGATCCACACGACATCCTGCGTCTGCTGGGTGTGAGTGCGCTGGCCAAGTACATCGTTAACGAGATCCAGGACGTTTATCGTCTGCAAGGCGTGAAGATCAACGATAAGCACATCGAGACCATCCTGCGTCAGATGCTGCGTAAAGTTGAAATCGCTGAATCCGGCGATTCGAGTTTCATCAAGGGCGACCAGATGGAACTGACTCACGTACTGGTAGAGAACGAGCGCCTGGCGAACGACGAGAAATTCGTTTCCAAGTTCACTCGTGTGTTGCTGGGTATCACCAAGGCGTCGTTGTCCACTGAGTCGTTCATCTCGGCGGCCTCCTTCCAGGAGACCACTCGCGTACTGACCGAAGCAGCGGTAACCGGCAAGCGCGATTACCTGCGCGGCCTGAAAGAAAACGTGGTTGTGGGTCGTCTGATCCCAGCCGGTACCGGTTTGGCCTACCACAGCGAGCGTAAGCGTCGCCGTGAACTCGACAAGCCGTTGCGCGTAAGCGCCAGTGAAGTGGAAGCTGCACTGACCGAAGCACTGAACTCAAGCGGTAACTGA